A stretch of DNA from Toxotes jaculatrix isolate fToxJac2 chromosome 15, fToxJac2.pri, whole genome shotgun sequence:
CTACATTGTTCTatgtcagaagaaaaaaagttctgtaaaaaaaaaagtatgtatgtaaagaaaaaaggatTGTAAAGCTACATCGGTTCTCTATTATCACATTAAACGGATAGTTTGGCATTTTGAGAAACGTGTTTAATTTCTCTCTTGCTAGGtccagatgagaagattgataccgcTCCCATGTCTACCATGGTTACCACGGCTAATTAAAGGCTTCATCCAACAGCTGTTAGCtttgcataaagactggaagcaggaggaATCAATTAGTCTGGCTTTGTCCAAAGGTAGAAAAAGTATAGACctgccagcacctctaaagctgaCTCTTTGACATgttatattttgtatatttaatCTGCTCAAAgtacaaaatgtgaaaatggtGTAGTTTATCAGAGAAAATGTGCTGCAACACTTTCTTGGGCAAATGCAGTGGTTTCTTGGATTCTTGTCACCATGAGATTGCTGGGCCACAAGTACAGAGGTCTTTATGGATaatgtttttctcctttggAAGGAGCCAGTTTAGCCAGacatgagagaggaaaaggaataGTTTTACATGCCAAAATCTCAAACTGCTCATCTAATCTCAAATATATCCAAGGGTCTCGGAAACTGATATGAAATTAAAGCAAACTCTAACAGGAAGACAATCAGGAAAAAACTGATTATTTCTTGAATTTTCATTCCACGCTGAAACAATATTTACCTTGTGCAGATCCAAGTCAGTGTAGCCACAGTATATTTGCTGGTATTCTAGCTGCTATTGCTGCTGCCAGACtcactgtacttttttttttttttttttttttgtgatttatcACTTTCTGAGGGTCCTGATATCTCTCTGTTCAGATTTTGATGGGAGTGATAAAACCAGGCAGTAAAGTAATGTCAGCTCTCTCTAACCACAGCTGGTGTTACTCACAGGAGGGCTGCTTTGATGTTGTTCAAACATTTGGAGAAAATCTTTGGGATTCACACTGTGACTGACAGACCAGATAGAAGAAATACGTACAGTACATGGTCACATGCCGCTGCGTCTCTCACAGTGTCATAAACTCTTATGTGTCTCAGATGTTCATGTTATCATTAAATCAGATGTGATTGATGGGCTTCATGGGGAACATGGGCAGAAGTACTTACAATGAATATGTTTGTGCCAGACTGAAGGTGTGAGCAAGTGCATCACGAAAGAAACAAGCAACTTTCCTTCTTACCATCAGCATGATTTGGTTGCTGTGAACAGCTTTTAGTCTGTTTAGACCTTTGGAGACAAAGGTAACAATCTGTTATGCTCTCCTAATCTAATTTCATTGCACAATCACTCAGTGATGTGTGCTGAGTGGTATGTATTTCAAAAAATGTTGGTGAGTATTTTTGCCCAGTCAAGAAAGAGGATACTTAAACTAGATAGTTAAACTTTCTAAGGAATCCAAAAAATGTTGCTTGATAGCGAAAGTATCTGAGAAAATATGTGGAAAATATTACTGTCTTTTGTTGCAATGCCTTCTTGTTTTCAGGATAACATCTGAGAACGGGCGTATGTTCAGAGTTTGTACACAACACAAGGAAGGTTTTTTAGAGTCGAAAGTTAAATGCGACTCAGCAAAGAACAAAGTTTTGATTGGCTTCAGGTGGTTTCAGATGAAATATTGGATAACAACTTCAGAGCTGCGGATAAACAAGATGAATCCGCAGTGGAACCTataaacatcagaaaactgaACTTTacagagccagagagacagagagagtctTGGACAGGAAATGTCGGTGACTCTGGCTGACCTGCCTTGGGATCAGACGTCTAGAAGTTTCTGAACTGACCGCTGTGCACCCCGCCATGATCTGGTGCTCTCACACTCTTTTAATATAAACCCCAGAAACTTTCTCTCACGTCTGCAGACATTCCCAATCCCAGCTCCTCTGCCGTCAGTGCGCTCAAAGAAATTCCACTTAATTCATTTTCACAGATTCAGTCTATTCACATCTTTCTTTTTATGATGGTTGCTATGGATACACAGCATGCTCCTGCATTATGACACTTCTCTTTGACAGACACCTTATGTTTGCTTGTGTCAGAGACAAGTGTTTTACCTGGGACATGGCCATATACATATTTAATTATCTTCTGGCATCTGATGCATGAGATAACTGAATCCAGATGGATTTTGTTGCTTTATTATTGTTCCTCTCCTCATGGCATGGATAAGATGCAACAACATGATCATTATGCATCATGTAAAGAACATGGATGTGCTTTCTCCTTTTTAGACTTTGCTGAGAGTTGTTTATGCTGACACTGACTGAAGTGACTGAGTGTGAATTCTTAAACTGGGAAGTGCTGTTCTCCTGTTATGAGTAATATCCTGCATGAGCTGTTTATAATGGCTcagcaataatgaaaacaacatcACAATACCAATTTTTCACTCTTAAAACTTAGGGGCAAACTCATGGTGAGGATTTATGCTTTCAAACCTGGCACTTGCATAATTACATAGTTATGTGGTAATATGCCCTTTAACAGTTTAAGTAATAAGTGATAACCTATTTTTAACTGGCAATTATCTCAGTGAACACTGGATGGCATTGTTGCTGTTCAAGAACCCTGCAATTTGCAGGGGTACTTCATTTTTCCTCACTAGGTCTGAGATGAGATAGAAAACATACTGCATTACTGtgtgttgttattatttacatatttgatatattatattatatatatttctttcaaaatgttattCTAATCAAAGTGAGAttgatgcagaaaaaaaaaaaaaaaaaaaaaaaaaaaaaaaaaaaaaaacagaaaaccagaaGACTTCTCCAGTCAGTTAGCAGAAGTCATAAAACAACTCACCTCATACATATCACACCTGGCTCCTCTACTAAATCTGAGGGAAGCAGATCAGTGAGGATAATAGCTAACCTAAAGAAAGCACCACATTGACAGATGGTGCTTCTTTATGTGTCGCGTCAGTTGTCAGTCCCTCTTGAGATGACTAAACTGACTTGCCACTATTTGCTTTGACTGTCGCCAATTTTCCACTTTATGTCAGGCTAAAGTTGAAAAACGTGCatgcttttaattattttctaaaCCTAGGAGCATTTTATTCAAAAAGAAGACTATTTAAAAGAGGTAGGTCCTCTTACCATATGCTAGAAGTGAATGGTTCTGTTTACACACTGTTCCCTACAGGAACATACAGTAGCTGTCTGTCAGCTATCCTGGAATAGCAGAAAAACCAGATTTTCCACTCTGGCACACCCTGTTCACCTGTATTTTGTCCCGGACACCAGATACCATGGGTCACTGAGGAATATCATtgtcactgatgatgaaaaGCTTAAGCCATTCTGTGGGCGAGTGAAATCAACAGACTGACGTGGCTGTAGCTCCTGAAATAAATGACTGATTTATTAAAACTTAGTCCCTATCCCTGCAGGGAAAATGAGTGAGTATTTTCAAATCAACATTAAGTAAAAGGTGAAACAGGAGATGATTACCTGTCAAGAGGTGTGAGTCTAGTAATGCAGCATATTCCAAGCATTTCAGCCAGAACTGCTGCTACTCCCTCAGACAAGAGCTGCTTCCCTTTTGTGCAACATAATGatatcaataataatgatacatATGGATGCCAAAAATTTTTATCTGAACCATGTAACAGCTCCAACAGAATTGTAAATTGTCTTTGCCCTCCAAAATACAAAGCATCATGAGAAATTAAATATTTCCTGAAATGTAAGACTtcaaatcttattttttttttttaaacaaatgactTCAATGATTTCCTGTAGTTTTTTCATCATGACAGCAACATTTTGATCAAGGCTTGTTATTCAGAGTTTTACGTGAATCCCAGCCTCTGTGAAACTGAATAAATtagtaacctttttttttcgcTGAAAATGATCAGACTTTGAAATGCAAATGAGACTAACGACTAATTGTAAAACAAGTCCTTTTTTCATCAGCATGTGgaccaaaaatgaaatgaatatgtAGTGACTCAAAATCTCTGAGAAAGAGAATCTTTCTCCACTAGGTTACACTTTAGTGACAAGAGAAAAATTATAGATTGGTATTAAAGTGCatactgtgtaaaaaaaaaaaaaaaaaaaaaaaaaaaaatacacgcTCATTAACTAGAGCTcctgtggccaaaaaaaaaaaaaaaagatgagaggctctttgaaaaaaactgtgaaatttcAGTCTTGCTGATCTTGCAGTGGCAGAGGCAGTGATCTCCCCTTGTTTGTGACCTCTGTCAGATGACAGTGAAGGTCTCCAATAAGCAGCGGGTTAGTGGGTAGCACTCACTGAACTGTCTCTTCCAATAGTGGTTGCTTCACATCCTCTTGAAAGAAACAAGTGCCTCAAATACCAATTCCGGCCTTTCCCCCTAATTGTTTTCTACGCTCTGCTGAATCTGTCTTCGCTGTTGCTCTGTTCAAAAACTGCAGTACCATAACCTTCACTTTAATGGCACTTGAATCCAGAGTTGCTTATTCCCAACAGGTAAGTGAgacttttgaaataaaatgttattcGGAATGACCATTGATGGAAAAACATATGTGTTATAGGCAGCACCTCCAgggagggcagcagcagcagcacagctgccGAAATGGGTTCTTCTTCTTATACCTGGCGGCCAGCTTGAACTTCTCATTTGATGCCGCCACATAGTCTTGTGTCCTCTCTACATTGGTTTGGATATGTTCGATGTAGGCCCCCTGTTCCTCCACCAGCATGAAAATGTCCATGAACAGGTCCCTCAGCTCCTTCATATTGTTCTCCAGGCTCAACAACTCCTGTTAGTGGAGAAGGATTATGGGATTAATACTGTAGATATGAGGAACATTAGTCAGAGGCTGGAGGTGGTTAGAGAGAGAACTGGAGGACTTAAGATGCAATGAGGGAACAGACTCAGATGTTGATACAACACTGTCTGAGAACAGACAATACTTAAACGGCCTCGTCTGACTTCTATATACTCAGTTATTAATGTCCTGGTTTGCTTGGAGATCTCTTTGTATTCAACAGAGAAAAGTAAAGACATTCTTTTGGACACAGTGCAACTTATTTCTCCTCTCAAGGAGTTAATGTCATTCACCTGGTGTTCCCAGTCTACATGAGTCCTTAAATTGATGCCTAGAATAAAAACTGGAAAGGGTCAGGGTTTCATAAACTGCGGTATACAAGAGGGCCAATCTGTTCTGTCTGTCCCTTTCAATTTCCATTTACTTATTTTCCTTCACGCTATCAGACAATGAAACTGTCCTGTCAAAAATAAAGCCCATAAGCTGGCTGTGGAAGCAGTTTATCATGACCCATAGTACTTATTTTTAGGTAACCTCTAGTGGAAAGAGTAACTATGACAAGGAGCTAAAtgctgtgtttattattgtaaccatgatcACAAAGGTGGGGTACACCTGTGACGGTAGGGACGCTGTTTGAGGAGACATTCCATTGGGTCGTGTCCAAGGGTGGGGATGGTGATCTAGGTGCATTTCTAATAGAATGTATCACATCACAAAATAGTAGCAGCCTTGTGAAAACTTTGTCATAACCCTGGCTTTTGTTGCCTCTACCCTCACCTTGTGTCGCTGTTCGATCTCAGACAGTTGTGACCGTGTGATTCTGGCATCATTCAGCAGGTTCTCATTGAAGACCTCCCATTTTCCTGTGGCAACCATCTCATTTACTTCCTCCTCCGCCACATCCCTCCCCGATACCTCCAGCTGCCGGATAATGAAGTGCTTACACCGCTCCTGCTTTGTCAGCAGACCTTCATTATACTGCCGCATTACCTGAACATAATTATagcaaaaagagagaatgaaaaagaaggAGTGGGAGGGGAAATGAGAAGATATTCGAGGCCCATCTTTCTTAGCATAACCATAATTTATGTATGGTTCTTCGACCCTCTTGACACCACTGGTGGTACAACGAAAGACACTATGCCGTActacacatttactgtacattttggCATAGAAAAACATTCATGAAGTGAACTGATCCAACAAGTGCTTCCACTTCCTGGTTCTGGCAATGTTATCATTTTAGTTCACTTATGCATGGTTATATAAATACAAGTAAAATGAACAATTGTCTTATTCTTCAATTGAGATAACGGTTAAGACTATTTTCTAGGAAGCATTCAAAATCAATGTACTGAGTCCAAgggaagaaaaagcaaaaaaaaaaaaaaccctattgTTTCAAGTATCCAGAGCAAAGTGGTTGATCATATTCCCAACCTGCTGGAATTTGAGGTACAGTGCTGCATGCTGGGAGCGCTGTATTCTCGCTGTAACAGCAGTAGGTCCCTGCTGGTCCTCAGTTCTTTGGACCTGTTTTGAAAGGGCATCTAAGCGCCGGTGGAGGCTTTCAGCCTGGAGCTTGATGTCTCGTGTAATgctgctctctttcttcatcACACTGAAACGACGCATGGTCGCCACCAGGGTCTTTTGCTGCTGGGTGAACTTCAGGACCTGTTTGTAGTTGAGATTAGACAAAActtttgttcagtttcacttatgacaaaaaaatgaaagggagagaaagatttagaaaaataagaattaggaaaaacaacaacaacaaaaataagttATTTTTACCTCTATCTCCAGTCCTGTGATGTCATCTCGGATTTGATGAACCTCAGACAAGAAATTCTCAATGATTGGCTCCTCCTCAAACACCACAGCCTGTGGCGTTATGACCCCGACCACCACAGAGTCATCATTATCACCCTCCACTGAGAAAGGGTTGGTATTCTCACTTGCTGCGCCAGAAAACTCTCGAGccttctgctgcagctcttctAAGCGGTCTCTCATTGTGGAGGAGCCCTCACCAAAGCTCACTCCTCAGATTGCAGTAGTATGTACAGTTCTTGTCAATGCTGACAAGAgaatgctgaaaaataaatatcattaaTCTTTAATGATTTCTGTCAGCGAACTGACTTGCTGCAGAAGAAAAGCAGGTTACAGTGGAGGATAAAGAGGAACATATGAGTTCAGACTGAAATGAATATGTCAAGTAGAGGTATTAAAGAGATTGGCTTAGTTCacttaattatataattatgtGTTCTAACTATTTCTATCAAGTTGATAATTTGATCATTACAAATAAAGAGAtaattttaattcagttcacatttcacacattacTTGGTagcatacagtattttttttttcagtaaaaagtTGTTCTTGTATTAGATAACAACTTGAATTTCAGCATTTGAGTTACTAATTCCATTAATACTGCATTAATTTAACATTGTGCGGAGcagcttgttttctctctttccaggaactgaatagtttttttttcctctctgcttggcATAAATGATGGAGGTGGGTGAAGGCTGTTAGACTTCACTTACATGACACTTACACTTACATTTCCTCTGAGCTGATTAGCTAACCACTGGTAAGCTTTCATTTGGGTATCTTTAAATGTTAGGCTAGCTGTTTTTAAACTGCAATGTCCTGTTTTCTACTTAAAAATATGCGATGCGTGGGTTGAGGCGGGTTTGGACAGCTATATACGTAAAATTTACACCTATAGTATGCATTCAACAGTGATTGTGATATGGAAGTTTCACACATATTCAAAGTATAAGTAATAGCTATGATTGACATACAGGGGGGagcaaccctgtctcctagaaagcGCATCCATATACGACAAAATTGCACCTACAGTTAACTGTGTACTCTGGTGTGTCCAGTGTGAATCAAAGCCTGATTAGTTTTTGTTAATATCACTATAAATTCATCTGTCCTGATATGAGCATAACTGATGAACCATGTCTACGCGCTATTGAACACTGAGATATATTTTTAActctgtgaaaaacaacatgagACGAACGAGGAGAAAGTTTATCTGCGACATCAGTCAAATTGACTTGAGTTCATTTTCCCATGAAACTGAGTGGGTTGTTTGTGTTCAGCAACACACTCAGCAAAAACACAAGTTTTCCAGCATCTTAAACAATGACAAGCGTGGAAAAGTGACCTTGATAAACACATTAACTAAAAcaacaagctcacacacacatacacacactatatGTCAGGTCTATCTATAGTTTACAAAGTGTGGAAATTAAAAAGTTATCCTGAAAACAACAGCTAAAGCCCAAACTCCAGCATGCTGATATCTGTCAAAGCTGAAGTAAACAAGTGAGGTGCTGGTTTTTTGATTAAAACCATGAGGTTCAGAATCTGATTTCTTAAATGCCTTTGACAAGTGCATTCAACCACAAATTCCAATGCATTCAAATGGACACACCAAAATTTTGAAACTGCCTTTGCAACACAGGGATTTGGGTTTTAGAGGCCCTAAACATAATCTTTTGGAAGCACATGAtggtatgcgtgtgtgtgtgtgtatggggggggCAGAGTGTTTGGCTGCTGAGAAATGGAGCATTTCAAATCACAGACTATCCCATTTCTGGATAGATTTCAAACAGGAAAGACCcaattttctgtgtttgtctgtctgtgtgtctgtgtgtgtgtgtgtgtgtgcgtgtgtgcatgtgcgtgtaaGAGTGTTGTAACTATTACAAACTTCTCAGAGCTTGAAGACTGTAAAAGTATCTTTTGTTTTCTGGGCtgatctctctccttctcccttttcctctctctctctctttctttctctctctgtacctACCTGCCCAGCCCTGAAGAGCCGATTAAAAAAATAGCTGAAAGGATTTGGGAGcacattttcctgtgtttagCCTAAAAACCTGGAAGAAAGTGGAGCATAGTTCAAGAAGGAGTCTAGCCTCTCTCACTGTGATTGAACACTTTGTTCTCTAAAATaagcaaatgttttctttctgccatCTGTCTGCtcctttgtctgtgtttctgaagGAAATGTTGTGTTGACATTCTCTCATCCCCATGCAGGTGGAAAAATAGGAGTGTCCAAATGTTGTATTTTATCACAGGTCAAATATTTGCACTGTGAATGCTGGTcttttaaatgtataaaaataatgaattctGTTTAAAATATTCCAAAAGTTATAGATGGTTAGGCAAGTGGTCCTACTTTACTCACTTCTTTAAGTTCAAGCTGGATTTGCTATTAATAAATGAGTAACACCAAAAAGATACAAGATAACTTTGTTGTGTATTTCCACatacttttacacacatttactgtCTATGGCTGTAGCAAACATTCAGTCTTAAATGAGGATTTTACCTTAATGTTGTTAGTCTTCCGTAATGGGCTGTCTGATGAGTATTCCCATTAAGAGTTCACCAAGAATATAATCCAAGACAAGCTCACACGTTCTTTGATATCATCATCTCATCTTCAAATCTCCTCACATTCACCTGATGCTCATCAGCTCTAAGTTACAGGTCTGAGGACTGTGTAACATTTATGCCACCGTCTGTTTATCAGGACAGTTAAACTCACAAGTAGGGAAAGTTCTGAGGAAGTCTGACTGAGTCAGTTTCAAGCACCTCCCCTCCTTTTCAGAGAGGCCAGGCTATGGCCAATAGGAAAGGAGCAGACTGAAGGCCATTTGGTTATCTAAAGAAACGAGAGGTGACGTGATTAAGTaaatgaggagggagagacagtaTGGAGAGCACAGGGAACTCAAACCCTGCCCTCAGGCTTAGTCCTGGGCAGGAAAATAGAACAGAGCAAATAGAAGTGTATTGTGTACATTGCTGAGGCCAAACAATAAGGATTGCGCTTAGGGTGTCAACCAGGGCGTTGGGTTTCTGATCCGCTAAGttcatttctgtgtgaagtGTCTGGGTTCCTGGGGTAAGCCCTCTTGGTCTCGGGGCA
This window harbors:
- the stx19 gene encoding syntaxin-19; the protein is MRDRLEELQQKAREFSGAASENTNPFSVEGDNDDSVVVGVITPQAVVFEEEPIIENFLSEVHQIRDDITGLEIEVLKFTQQQKTLVATMRRFSVMKKESSITRDIKLQAESLHRRLDALSKQVQRTEDQQGPTAVTARIQRSQHAALYLKFQQVMRQYNEGLLTKQERCKHFIIRQLEVSGRDVAEEEVNEMVATGKWEVFNENLLNDARITRSQLSEIEQRHKELLSLENNMKELRDLFMDIFMLVEEQGAYIEHIQTNVERTQDYVAASNEKFKLAARYKKKNPFRQLCCCCCPPWRCCL